Proteins encoded within one genomic window of Bacteroides sedimenti:
- a CDS encoding alpha-L-fucosidase yields MKKRSILITLLLGLICGQTFSQEKTTQISLKHGSHRSGKRTDATMQRWREYGLGQFIHWGIYSIPGGGWDGKTYGGAAEWIRSWSGKDAPNDWRKTYDNLYKQFNPVDFNANKWAEQAKNMGAKYVIFTTKHHDGFCMWPSKYTEYTIANTPYKKDIVKEVVDAYNKVGIDVYLYFSVMDWSHQGWRYDIKSPEDSIAFESFKKFTRNQLLELLTSYPSAKGLWFDGTWDKSWVKQAEFADELETEMRTLRPGLIIGSRFRADDFGKRHVDSNGVMMGDYEQGWERNLPNSIEDVHGHDWDCVMTIPDNQWGYNSHWKGYVKTPYNLIEMLVKSVSLSGNFVINFGPDGKGNIRQEETSIAKEIGDWMKTNNEAIYGCSHADMKKQDWGYFTQKGRKLYLTVFNRPINNCLNVEISEKGVKPTKAYFLANKLPVAIQDAGKNKQNNNLYNIVIPAKYISDKPFVIVLELEESQTNEKAYQQART; encoded by the coding sequence ATGAAAAAAAGAAGTATTCTAATCACCCTACTATTAGGGCTTATTTGCGGACAAACATTTTCACAAGAAAAAACAACTCAAATCTCACTTAAACATGGATCGCATCGCTCTGGCAAACGAACCGACGCAACCATGCAAAGATGGCGAGAATATGGCTTGGGACAGTTTATCCATTGGGGGATATACTCCATTCCAGGCGGAGGATGGGACGGTAAAACTTATGGTGGTGCTGCCGAATGGATTCGCTCATGGTCGGGCAAAGATGCTCCGAATGATTGGAGAAAAACATACGATAACTTGTATAAACAGTTTAATCCTGTTGATTTCAATGCAAACAAATGGGCTGAGCAAGCTAAAAATATGGGTGCTAAATATGTTATCTTTACAACAAAACACCACGACGGGTTCTGTATGTGGCCAAGCAAATATACTGAATATACAATAGCCAACACCCCCTACAAAAAAGATATTGTTAAAGAGGTTGTAGATGCCTACAATAAGGTTGGAATAGACGTTTACCTATATTTTTCGGTGATGGATTGGAGTCATCAGGGTTGGCGATACGACATTAAAAGTCCAGAAGACAGTATCGCGTTCGAAAGTTTCAAGAAATTTACCCGCAACCAACTGCTCGAATTACTTACTTCTTACCCTTCTGCGAAAGGACTTTGGTTTGACGGAACCTGGGACAAGTCATGGGTAAAGCAAGCTGAGTTTGCTGATGAACTGGAGACCGAAATGAGAACTCTCAGGCCTGGGTTAATAATAGGAAGTCGCTTCCGGGCCGATGACTTTGGAAAACGCCATGTTGATTCGAACGGAGTCATGATGGGGGATTATGAACAAGGATGGGAACGCAACCTTCCCAACTCTATAGAAGATGTACATGGACACGATTGGGATTGTGTGATGACAATTCCAGATAATCAGTGGGGGTACAATTCACATTGGAAAGGATATGTGAAAACACCCTACAATTTGATCGAGATGTTGGTAAAATCAGTATCGCTAAGTGGTAATTTTGTCATCAACTTCGGACCTGATGGGAAAGGAAACATCCGTCAGGAAGAAACTAGCATTGCAAAAGAGATTGGTGATTGGATGAAAACAAACAACGAAGCTATTTATGGTTGTTCACACGCTGATATGAAGAAACAAGACTGGGGATATTTTACCCAAAAAGGGAGAAAACTATATTTGACAGTATTTAATCGCCCGATAAACAATTGCCTGAATGTGGAAATTTCAGAAAAAGGAGTAAAGCCGACCAAAGCTTATTTCCTAGCAAATAAACTACCGGTTGCGATTCAGGATGCAGGTAAAAACAAACAAAACAACAACCTTTACAATATTGTTATTCCAGCAAAATACATTTCCGACAAACCTTTTGTTATCGTATTGGAATTAGAAGAGTCACAAACCAACGAAAAGGCATATCAACAGGCGCGCACCTAA
- a CDS encoding glycoside hydrolase family 88/105 protein: protein MRIIISFFIIVFPWQFSAGQSKKESSTQPAVVINKDSIKNTLKKVADWQIKNFTYSTNQSHDFGIDSWTNATLYFGMLQWAKIAPDSIAYYDWLTKLGAENQWKIAENFINYPKYGLYHADELCIAQTYLGLYKKFRKEEMLKSVQKRIDWIINYPPNGNMSHTNKQTWTWSDALFMAPPVFAELYTLTGNLRYIEFMDEQFKKTYNHLYDPKEKLFYRDDSYFNKQEKNGAKVFWGRGNGWVAAGLVDLLKILPKGSQYRLFYQNLFKELVPRLASLQDKNGFWHASLLDPTSYPAPETSATSLITYALAYGINEGLLDKEKFKPVVRKAWRALASAVDENGKLGWVQPIGADPKKVTKEMTSVYGVGAFLLAGTELYQF, encoded by the coding sequence ATGAGAATAATTATTTCTTTTTTTATTATTGTATTTCCGTGGCAATTCTCCGCAGGGCAATCTAAAAAAGAGTCGTCTACTCAACCTGCTGTCGTAATAAATAAAGATTCAATAAAAAACACATTAAAAAAAGTGGCCGATTGGCAAATTAAGAACTTCACCTATTCAACAAATCAATCTCATGATTTTGGTATAGATTCGTGGACTAATGCCACGCTATATTTCGGAATGTTGCAATGGGCAAAAATAGCTCCAGATAGCATCGCTTATTATGACTGGCTGACTAAATTAGGAGCGGAGAACCAATGGAAAATTGCAGAAAACTTTATTAACTATCCAAAATACGGGCTCTATCACGCTGATGAACTTTGTATTGCACAAACCTATTTAGGGCTTTATAAAAAATTCAGAAAAGAAGAGATGCTTAAGTCAGTACAGAAACGCATTGATTGGATTATAAACTATCCACCCAACGGTAATATGAGTCACACCAACAAGCAGACCTGGACATGGAGCGATGCTTTGTTCATGGCGCCTCCAGTATTTGCCGAACTCTATACATTGACAGGAAATTTGCGATATATCGAATTCATGGATGAACAATTTAAAAAAACATACAACCATTTATATGACCCTAAAGAGAAGCTGTTTTATAGAGATGACAGTTATTTCAATAAGCAGGAGAAAAATGGAGCAAAAGTATTCTGGGGCAGAGGCAACGGCTGGGTAGCCGCAGGGTTGGTCGATCTCTTGAAAATATTGCCAAAAGGTTCTCAGTACCGTCTGTTTTACCAAAATCTATTCAAGGAGCTAGTACCAAGACTTGCTTCATTACAAGACAAAAATGGATTCTGGCATGCAAGTTTATTAGACCCGACTAGCTATCCGGCGCCCGAAACAAGTGCTACATCATTGATTACCTATGCTTTGGCATATGGTATCAACGAGGGTTTACTGGACAAAGAAAAATTCAAACCTGTTGTAAGAAAAGCATGGCGTGCGCTTGCTTCGGCTGTAGACGAAAACGGTAAATTAGGATGGGTACAACCGATTGGTGCAGATCCGAAAAAAGTTACAAAAGAGATGACTTCGGTGTATGGTGTAGGTGCTTTTTTATTAGCTGGCACAGAATTATATCAATTTTGA
- a CDS encoding alpha-L-fucosidase has product MITCLINSILSLSAQETKADIEWFCNAKLGLFVHWGLYSQTAGLWNGIPSKGGEHFMLYERIHLKDYAKIADDFNPVDFDAERWVKTAKAAGMKYIVITAKHHDGFAIYNSKCSDYNIVKRTHFKRDPIKELSVACKKEGIKLGLYYSLGRDWEDPDVPTDWPQKAGRSNTWDFPDEDAKVLSRYIERKVKPQLKELLTNYGEIAMLWFDTPELVTKQQSREIRELIHSLQTHCLINSRIGNGQGDYDIIEQQLMEKIKRTPWEACLTMGKNWGNNRFDTIYKSPEMIIRNFVDIVSKGGNMLLNVGPTGKGLFPKESVHTFNGLYAWLKVNGEAIYGTHPWKTYGENLTPTAEENTSKTPFHDAEYDGIPKGNTSDLRFTSKDNFVYVFARSIQERSFVIKSIDNTDKIKKVTLLGSRLHVGFKHVTNGLQISVPTFSTEQIPVYVFRIEFKK; this is encoded by the coding sequence GTGATTACATGCTTAATTAATTCAATTCTTTCTCTATCCGCCCAGGAAACAAAAGCTGATATTGAATGGTTTTGCAATGCGAAGCTAGGGCTGTTTGTTCATTGGGGGCTTTATTCCCAGACGGCCGGCCTTTGGAATGGTATCCCGTCAAAAGGAGGAGAACACTTTATGCTGTACGAACGTATACACCTGAAAGATTATGCCAAAATAGCCGATGACTTTAATCCGGTCGATTTTGATGCGGAGAGATGGGTAAAAACGGCAAAGGCAGCAGGGATGAAATACATTGTCATTACCGCAAAACATCACGATGGCTTTGCAATTTATAATTCAAAATGCAGCGATTATAACATTGTAAAAAGGACTCATTTTAAGCGCGACCCAATCAAAGAACTGTCAGTTGCATGCAAGAAAGAAGGCATCAAATTAGGTTTATATTATTCATTGGGAAGAGATTGGGAGGATCCCGATGTGCCAACCGATTGGCCACAAAAGGCGGGTCGCAGCAATACATGGGATTTTCCGGATGAAGATGCAAAGGTTTTGTCTCGCTATATCGAACGGAAAGTAAAGCCTCAATTGAAAGAATTACTCACCAATTACGGAGAGATCGCCATGCTGTGGTTTGATACACCCGAACTTGTTACAAAACAACAAAGTCGGGAAATCAGAGAGCTAATACACTCTCTGCAGACGCATTGTCTAATTAATAGCCGCATCGGTAACGGTCAGGGGGATTACGATATAATTGAGCAACAATTAATGGAAAAGATTAAAAGGACGCCGTGGGAAGCATGCCTGACAATGGGAAAAAACTGGGGCAACAACAGATTTGACACCATCTATAAAAGTCCGGAAATGATAATTCGCAATTTTGTTGATATTGTGAGTAAAGGTGGAAATATGCTTCTCAACGTCGGTCCAACCGGCAAAGGCTTGTTCCCAAAAGAAAGCGTCCATACATTTAATGGGCTGTATGCTTGGCTAAAAGTGAACGGCGAAGCTATTTATGGCACACATCCATGGAAAACATACGGTGAAAATTTGACGCCAACCGCAGAAGAAAACACCTCAAAGACACCTTTTCATGATGCTGAATACGATGGAATACCCAAAGGAAATACTTCAGACCTTCGTTTTACGTCAAAAGACAATTTTGTATACGTATTTGCACGAAGTATACAAGAAAGGAGTTTTGTCATTAAATCAATTGACAATACAGATAAAATAAAGAAAGTGACATTGCTTGGCAGCCGACTTCATGTCGGTTTCAAGCATGTAACAAACGGGTTGCAAATAAGCGTACCAACTTTTTCCACTGAACAAATTCCTGTATATGTTTTTAGAATAGAGTTTAAAAAATAG
- a CDS encoding hybrid sensor histidine kinase/response regulator transcription factor, translating to MSRFSTFLIQLFIASFINLSVEAKNVNDYRFRTLSPEGGFYYDGVKSIKQDKEGFIWILMDNDLFRFDGYQYKHYYSRFKGLNTSGSWYFNNIAIDSAGHLFVSDGNGIFIYNKISDSFERILDNPATSIEFDSFDNLWLNDKYLYCYDKDRKIMQRPLFQGKPIKYVNAFFTSRNKLLVGTFQGNIFLYDYLKKQFKPFISLSKDNVILGIAERRNKLWILTINSGLYRADIKTGRIEACYDFFCQDANEQIPAKALFCDRNGNLLIGTQRGLHVFNPDNGERFLYRHSKSDPFSIPNNSVWVIAEDYHKNIWIGTYSGGLAYVNFKQSAGFKSYSFREKELNNNVVSGFAEDSKSIWIATEGGGVNRMDKQTGVFSNYKHNMTSNSPASNNIKSMVVDSRQRLWISMFRGGLDMYDIQKNRFQHFRHEKRNNNSLKNDNLRKIVLEADSGLWIAYQQSSLEISYYSFERKTFTHYSLKGYENNYIFDIVHGNSNDLWIVTHKCLYRMDIKKHTIKPISLCGLSSLNAQTIYVDAANNVWIGSIGSGLIKYNSQNSHYYFYNDILKFNISTIYNICSNGGTELWMGTDNGLFKYSISKNRFARYDTKDGVQGPVFYPLACMKGKNGELYFGGTNGFTVVYPHKLVTNDFKPKAIISDFLIDNVSTKFDSLNSPLKVKGVLPNSIRLLYNQVNFGFTFASDNFLMPEKNRFKYRLKGYDNRWKEVDAFNRSAFFSKVPPGDYTFEVMAANNDGIWSEHPTTITIKRLPAPWYSLPAYMLYLILAGCILYVILRYYNKQKKLKIELYLENLEKNKKEEIHQSQLRFFTNVSHDFRTPLSLIMATLSKMKQDGFDAHYYKLLNSNAQRLLNLVNELMDFRTVENGKMKLKIAPGNINHLINEFSFDFLDYAKRRNIDFLINCDSNLDLTLYLDRQIMEKIIVNLLDNAFKYTKDGGKISIETYYSLTDVKSRYNNSYKVGDQTKTDNFFCVAIRDSGTGISEDSISKVFERFYKVETNDQNAHLGTGIGLALVKSLVLLHKGTLAIFSEKEKGTDILVGFPIHRETYAFSDFASDNNIIPAAATYFTQEVAKIDQNVQTTPADYMKEVLLRQKKRILLAEDNPDLRAVIADYLTSYYDIVEASNGQVATQLLDETEVDLIISDIIMPLKDGITFCKEVKSDINTSHIPFFLLTAKSGIESKIEGTGSGADMYFEKPIDLHLLLLSVENIFNQQQHLKEYYAKNYFVDSCELSTNQQDNKFLKRLAEIIESKIDKPDMDVNYIAAELSMSRSKLYTKIKTMTDKSIVEFILSYRLRKAARLIADENISMREVIDKIGIESQSYFTRSFKKEFGETPTAFAAKHRKKSTPPSK from the coding sequence ATGTCAAGATTTTCCACATTTCTTATTCAGTTGTTTATCGCTTCTTTTATTAATCTCTCGGTTGAAGCAAAAAATGTTAACGACTATAGATTCCGAACACTTTCACCAGAGGGAGGATTTTATTATGACGGAGTAAAATCAATAAAGCAAGACAAAGAAGGATTTATATGGATATTGATGGATAATGATTTGTTTCGTTTCGACGGATACCAATACAAACACTATTACTCACGGTTCAAGGGGCTCAATACTTCCGGATCGTGGTATTTCAATAACATTGCCATTGATTCTGCAGGACATCTGTTTGTTTCAGACGGGAATGGGATATTTATTTATAATAAAATATCTGATAGTTTTGAACGAATTCTGGATAACCCAGCAACCAGTATAGAGTTTGATAGTTTCGATAATCTTTGGTTGAACGACAAATATTTATACTGCTACGATAAAGATAGAAAAATAATGCAGCGACCTCTTTTTCAAGGTAAACCAATCAAATATGTCAATGCATTTTTTACTTCAAGAAATAAACTATTGGTGGGAACATTCCAAGGGAATATTTTTCTCTATGACTACCTCAAAAAGCAATTTAAACCTTTTATTTCGCTTTCTAAAGATAATGTTATATTGGGAATTGCAGAAAGACGAAATAAGTTATGGATCCTTACAATTAATTCGGGACTATATAGAGCTGATATAAAAACAGGTCGTATAGAAGCATGTTATGACTTCTTTTGTCAAGATGCGAATGAACAAATACCGGCAAAAGCACTTTTCTGTGATCGAAACGGGAACTTATTAATTGGGACACAGCGCGGTTTACATGTGTTCAATCCAGATAATGGTGAACGTTTCTTATATAGGCACTCTAAATCGGATCCTTTTAGCATACCAAACAACTCGGTTTGGGTGATTGCAGAGGATTATCATAAAAACATCTGGATAGGGACTTATTCAGGTGGTTTGGCTTATGTGAACTTCAAACAAAGTGCAGGCTTCAAAAGTTACTCATTCAGGGAAAAAGAATTGAATAACAATGTCGTAAGCGGATTTGCCGAAGATAGTAAATCCATTTGGATAGCTACTGAAGGAGGTGGAGTGAACCGGATGGACAAACAAACGGGTGTATTTTCCAATTACAAACATAACATGACAAGCAATAGTCCCGCTTCTAATAACATAAAATCAATGGTTGTTGACAGTAGGCAACGGCTATGGATATCTATGTTTAGAGGTGGCTTAGACATGTATGACATTCAAAAAAACAGATTTCAACATTTCAGACATGAAAAAAGAAATAACAACTCTCTAAAAAACGACAACCTGAGAAAAATTGTTTTAGAAGCTGATTCAGGACTGTGGATCGCCTATCAGCAAAGCTCTTTAGAAATCTCCTATTATTCTTTTGAACGAAAGACATTTACTCATTATTCATTAAAAGGATATGAAAATAATTATATTTTCGACATTGTCCACGGAAATAGCAACGATCTTTGGATTGTAACACATAAATGTTTGTATAGGATGGACATAAAAAAGCATACGATAAAGCCAATATCCTTATGCGGTCTGTCATCATTAAATGCACAAACAATCTACGTTGATGCAGCAAACAACGTTTGGATTGGTAGTATAGGAAGCGGTCTGATAAAATACAATTCACAAAACTCGCACTATTATTTTTATAACGATATTCTAAAATTCAACATTTCGACTATTTACAACATCTGTTCCAATGGCGGTACCGAGCTTTGGATGGGTACCGATAACGGATTGTTCAAATATTCGATCTCCAAAAATCGGTTTGCGCGTTATGATACAAAAGACGGGGTACAAGGCCCTGTCTTCTACCCTTTAGCTTGCATGAAAGGTAAAAATGGAGAGCTCTACTTCGGCGGTACTAACGGATTTACTGTTGTCTATCCACACAAACTGGTAACAAATGATTTTAAGCCCAAGGCTATCATTTCCGATTTTTTAATTGATAATGTATCAACAAAATTTGATTCGCTCAATTCTCCATTAAAAGTCAAAGGAGTATTACCAAATAGCATCAGACTCTTATACAATCAAGTTAATTTCGGATTCACCTTTGCATCTGACAATTTTCTTATGCCAGAAAAAAACCGGTTCAAATACCGACTCAAAGGTTACGATAACCGATGGAAAGAGGTGGATGCCTTCAACCGAAGTGCATTTTTCTCAAAAGTTCCCCCAGGGGATTACACCTTTGAAGTTATGGCGGCCAACAATGATGGCATTTGGAGTGAACATCCTACCACTATAACAATCAAACGTTTGCCGGCTCCCTGGTATAGTCTGCCTGCATATATGTTATATCTTATTTTAGCAGGCTGCATTTTGTATGTTATTTTGCGTTACTACAACAAGCAAAAGAAGCTAAAAATTGAGCTCTATTTAGAAAATCTGGAAAAAAACAAAAAAGAGGAAATTCACCAGTCACAACTGAGATTTTTCACCAATGTCTCTCACGATTTCCGAACTCCTTTATCTCTTATCATGGCTACTTTGAGTAAAATGAAACAAGATGGATTCGATGCACATTATTACAAACTACTAAATAGCAATGCTCAGCGTCTACTTAACCTGGTAAATGAATTAATGGATTTCAGGACCGTTGAGAATGGAAAAATGAAGTTGAAGATTGCGCCTGGCAACATCAACCATTTAATTAACGAATTCTCCTTTGATTTTTTGGATTATGCCAAGCGAAGAAATATTGACTTTTTGATAAATTGTGATTCCAATTTGGACTTAACACTTTATCTTGATAGGCAAATCATGGAGAAAATAATCGTCAATTTGCTGGATAACGCATTCAAATATACCAAAGATGGAGGAAAGATATCAATTGAGACTTATTATTCTCTCACGGACGTAAAATCAAGATACAACAATAGCTATAAAGTTGGTGATCAAACAAAAACAGACAATTTCTTCTGCGTTGCAATCCGTGATTCAGGAACAGGCATTTCAGAGGATTCGATTTCAAAAGTATTTGAAAGATTCTATAAAGTGGAAACCAACGATCAGAATGCCCATCTGGGCACCGGTATTGGCCTTGCCTTAGTTAAAAGTCTAGTTTTATTGCATAAAGGGACACTTGCCATTTTTAGCGAAAAAGAGAAGGGCACAGATATTTTAGTCGGGTTTCCTATACATAGAGAAACATATGCTTTTTCAGATTTCGCTTCAGACAACAACATAATACCAGCTGCAGCAACTTATTTCACCCAAGAAGTGGCAAAAATAGATCAGAATGTGCAAACGACTCCTGCCGACTATATGAAAGAAGTGCTTTTGCGACAAAAGAAGAGAATCTTATTGGCTGAAGATAATCCTGATCTGCGTGCTGTCATTGCAGACTACCTTACATCATATTACGATATTGTAGAGGCTTCGAACGGGCAAGTTGCAACACAGCTACTTGACGAGACAGAAGTCGATCTTATTATAAGCGACATCATTATGCCTTTAAAGGATGGAATCACATTCTGTAAAGAAGTTAAATCTGATATAAACACATCACATATTCCATTCTTTCTATTAACAGCAAAAAGTGGAATTGAGAGCAAAATAGAAGGAACCGGCTCCGGCGCAGATATGTACTTTGAGAAACCTATTGACCTTCATTTATTGTTGCTTTCAGTCGAAAACATCTTTAACCAGCAACAACATCTGAAAGAATATTATGCTAAAAATTATTTTGTTGATAGTTGTGAATTATCAACCAATCAACAAGATAATAAATTCTTAAAAAGACTGGCTGAAATTATAGAATCTAAAATCGACAAACCCGATATGGATGTTAACTATATTGCGGCAGAACTCTCTATGAGTCGTAGTAAATTGTACACCAAAATAAAAACCATGACTGATAAATCAATTGTGGAGTTCATTTTAAGTTATCGGTTAAGAAAAGCTGCCCGTTTAATTGCAGATGAAAATATTTCGATGCGAGAGGTAATAGATAAAATAGGCATCGAAAGCCAATCCTATTTTACCCGTTCATTCAAGAAAGAGTTTGGTGAAACCCCTACCGCCTTTGCCGCAAAACATCGGAAAAAATCTACACCACCTTCAAAATAA
- a CDS encoding acyltransferase family protein has protein sequence MKNTTTKHRLDSLDILRGFDLFMLVFLQPILVGLLQKINNPSFQGILNQLDHEVWTGFRAWDLVMPLFLFMAGAAMPFSFQKYRLDNNKWPIYKRIFRRVFLLFVLGAVVQGNLLGLNPKYLYLYTNTLQAIGIGYLIAAIIQLYLPTKGQLIATALLLLLYWAPMTFLGDFTPEGNFAEKVDRFVLGRFRDGVYWNEDGNWSFAPNYNYTWILSSLTFGVTVMMGAFAGRIMKDGKDKLRNVQTLLIVGGACIIIALIWSLQMPIIKRIWTCSMTLYSGGISFMLMGLFYYWIDCKQHTKGLKWLKIYGMNSITAYVLGEIINFRSIVQSVCYGFEQYLGNYYSVLINLGNYLIVFFILRELYKRGVFLKV, from the coding sequence ATGAAAAATACTACTACTAAGCATAGACTTGATTCACTTGATATTTTACGGGGATTCGACCTTTTTATGTTGGTTTTTCTTCAACCTATCTTGGTTGGCTTGCTGCAAAAAATTAACAATCCCTCATTCCAAGGCATTCTTAACCAACTAGATCATGAAGTTTGGACGGGTTTCAGAGCATGGGATTTGGTGATGCCTCTATTTCTTTTCATGGCAGGTGCAGCCATGCCGTTCTCATTCCAGAAATACCGGCTCGATAATAATAAATGGCCTATCTACAAACGTATTTTCCGCCGTGTTTTCTTGTTGTTTGTTCTGGGAGCCGTGGTGCAGGGAAACTTGCTGGGACTGAACCCCAAATATCTCTACCTCTATACGAATACGTTGCAGGCCATTGGCATCGGTTATCTGATTGCCGCCATTATCCAGCTTTATCTCCCTACGAAAGGACAGCTTATTGCCACAGCACTGCTTCTGCTGCTATATTGGGCGCCAATGACTTTTCTGGGTGATTTTACACCCGAGGGAAACTTTGCTGAAAAGGTAGACCGTTTCGTCCTTGGCCGTTTCCGCGACGGTGTTTACTGGAACGAAGACGGAAACTGGTCGTTCGCTCCCAATTACAACTACACCTGGATACTCAGTAGTCTCACTTTTGGTGTAACGGTAATGATGGGCGCATTTGCTGGGAGAATAATGAAAGACGGAAAAGATAAGCTCCGAAATGTGCAGACGCTGCTGATAGTAGGAGGTGCCTGTATTATCATAGCCCTGATCTGGAGTCTTCAGATGCCTATTATCAAGAGAATCTGGACTTGCAGTATGACACTTTATTCAGGCGGCATCAGTTTTATGCTAATGGGCCTCTTTTACTACTGGATTGATTGCAAGCAGCATACAAAAGGGTTGAAATGGCTAAAGATTTATGGTATGAACTCCATCACGGCTTATGTATTGGGAGAGATCATCAATTTTAGGAGCATCGTACAATCAGTCTGCTACGGTTTCGAGCAGTACTTGGGAAATTACTATTCCGTCCTGATCAACCTAGGAAACTACTTGATTGTGTTCTTTATCCTCAGAGAACTTTATAAAAGAGGTGTTTTCCTGAAAGTATAA